From the Lampris incognitus isolate fLamInc1 chromosome 6, fLamInc1.hap2, whole genome shotgun sequence genome, one window contains:
- the cdkn1bb gene encoding cyclin dependent kinase inhibitor 1Bb, translated as MHGIHARSRRSSSSSPADRGFCARGGSGRAEDTSAFLTRFCSDLLWVFVFCFLFFFLFGWFSVFTPPRGKGRMSNVRLSNGSPTLERTDARVSDHPKPSACRSLFGSVDHEELKRDLKGHLQEMEEAASAKWGFDFASHTPLADGRFEWQVVDCRDVPEFYGRQRNNNNNNNNRGGGGGVDLNGNRSSCVLVAARQTTEDGAERAAAAAGPPAEPCAGQRKRPACHDPSAQSKRSHTSSDEVRGQPLTRSAEHAPRKSSPSRQT; from the exons ATGCACGGCATACATGCACGCAGCagacgcagcagcagcagcagtccagCCGATCGGGGGTTTTGCGCTCGTGGTGGATCCGGCCGCGCGGAGGACACATCCGCGTTTCTGACTCGCTTCTGTTCGGACCttttgtgggtttttgttttttgttttttgtttttttttttgtttgggtgGTTTTCTGTTTTTACGCCGCCCCGGGGGAAAGGGAGAATGTCCAACGTGCGTCTTTCTAACGGGAGCCCGACGCTGGAGCGGACGGACGCCCGGGTGTCGGACCACCCGAAGCCGTCCGCCTGCAGGAGCCTCTTCGGCTCGGTGGACCACGAAGAGTTAAAGAGGGATTTAAAGGGACATCTGCAGGAGATGGAGGAGGCCGCCTCCGCCAAGTGGGGCTTCGACTTCGCCAGCCACACGCCGCTGGCGGACGGCAGGTTCGAGTGGCAGGTCGTGGACTGCAGGGACGTGCCCGAGTTCTACGGCCGGCAgcggaacaacaacaacaacaacaacaaccgcggcggcggcggcggcgtggaTCTAAACGGGAACCGTAGCAGCTGCGTCCTGGTCGCCGCCCGGCAGACGACGGAGGACGGCGCCGAGCGAGCCGCCGCAGCCGCCGGGCCGCCGGCCGAACCGTGCGCCGGCCAGAGGAAGAGACCCGCGTGCCACG ACCCGTCGGCCCAAAGTAAAAGGTCGCACACCAGTTCGGATGAAGTTCGGGGCCAGCCCTTGACGCGCTCTGCAGAACACGCACCCAGAAAGTCCAGTCCCAGCAGGCAAACGTGA